One Roseomonas sp. OT10 DNA window includes the following coding sequences:
- a CDS encoding chemotaxis protein CheW codes for MVLRLGPLVLPDLDPDRPPLDAVRIGRLLDERADQLARRGAAAQVEERRVLACAVGMEHYGIAKEVVSEVVPEGGITPLPGAAPALLGLTGHAGRLHAVLDLAVMLGLAATPGGGGHLLLLRQGPRRLALRVDRVLAGVPVTPLGAAEGGEGPVSYRARVASGALQGTLLAVLDPDRLLRPFRTAPSGA; via the coding sequence ATGGTGCTGCGCCTCGGCCCGCTGGTCCTGCCGGACCTGGACCCGGACCGGCCGCCGCTCGACGCGGTCCGGATCGGGCGGCTGCTGGACGAGCGGGCGGACCAGCTCGCCCGCCGCGGCGCCGCCGCCCAGGTGGAGGAGCGGCGCGTCCTCGCCTGCGCCGTCGGGATGGAGCACTACGGCATCGCCAAGGAGGTGGTGAGCGAGGTGGTGCCGGAAGGCGGCATCACCCCGCTGCCGGGCGCCGCGCCCGCCCTGCTCGGCCTGACCGGCCATGCCGGGCGGCTGCATGCCGTGCTGGACCTTGCCGTCATGCTGGGCCTGGCGGCGACGCCGGGCGGCGGCGGCCACCTGCTGCTGCTGCGACAGGGTCCCCGGCGCCTCGCGCTCCGCGTGGACCGCGTCCTGGCCGGCGTGCCCGTGACCCCGCTGGGGGCGGCCGAGGGCGGGGAGGGGCCCGTCTCCTACCGCGCCCGTGTCGCCTCCGGCGCCTTGCAGGGGACGCTGCTCGCCGTGCTGGATCCCGACCGGCTGCTACGCCCCTTTCGCACCGCCCCATCCGGAGCCTGA
- a CDS encoding CheR family methyltransferase: protein MTAAASQPLALLPDAAFLEIKRQVVARTGHAYYEDKDSLLWERLLRRMRATGARDSAAYLARLSDPALGAAEWAALESQITIGETYFFRYAEQFDALARTILPELIERHAASRQLRIWSAGCSTGAEPYSIAILLHRLLGEALPGWRLSILGTDLNAEALAVAREGRYGDWALRSLPPEERERDFLPGPDGRSWRLRPQYRGMVRFERQNLLSLLDGSAPLGLSEFDLILCRNVLIYFRHEVVERLVRALGDRLGPQGWMLVGHAEPNPAFAAHLTPVSLPGTVAYRRGVAAAAVAIPDVAEPPAPPAPLVRPPSPERRVARAARRAASEPPAEAPAVPVGVAEAGDTLRRVRELADRGALGEAEAAAREGLRVLPDLPALHLQQGLIARAGNRHEAAEQAFRRALYLDRDFVMAHYQLGLLLLETGRAVAGRRCIASAARIARFLPGTAPLPEGDGMTAAMLQDIARLQLHAREG from the coding sequence GTGACCGCGGCCGCCTCCCAGCCCCTGGCCCTGCTGCCCGATGCCGCCTTCCTGGAGATCAAGCGCCAGGTCGTGGCGCGGACCGGCCACGCCTATTACGAGGACAAGGACTCCCTGCTCTGGGAGCGGCTGCTGCGTCGCATGCGGGCGACCGGCGCGCGCGACAGCGCCGCCTATCTGGCCCGCCTGTCCGATCCCGCCCTCGGCGCCGCCGAGTGGGCGGCGCTGGAATCCCAGATCACCATCGGGGAAACCTATTTCTTCCGCTACGCCGAGCAGTTCGATGCCCTGGCCCGGACGATCCTGCCGGAGCTGATCGAGCGCCATGCGGCAAGCCGGCAGTTGCGGATCTGGAGCGCGGGCTGCTCCACCGGGGCGGAGCCCTATTCCATCGCCATCCTGCTGCACCGGTTGCTGGGCGAGGCGCTGCCGGGCTGGCGGCTGAGCATCCTGGGCACGGACCTCAATGCCGAGGCGCTGGCGGTGGCGCGCGAGGGGCGCTACGGCGACTGGGCCCTGCGCAGCCTGCCGCCGGAGGAGCGGGAGCGGGACTTCCTGCCGGGCCCGGACGGGAGGAGCTGGCGGCTCCGGCCGCAGTATCGCGGCATGGTGCGCTTCGAGCGGCAGAACCTGCTCTCCCTGCTCGATGGCAGCGCCCCGCTGGGGCTGTCGGAGTTCGACCTCATCCTGTGCCGCAACGTGCTCATCTACTTCCGGCACGAGGTGGTGGAGCGGCTGGTCCGGGCCCTGGGCGACCGGCTGGGTCCGCAGGGCTGGATGCTGGTGGGCCATGCGGAGCCGAACCCGGCCTTCGCCGCGCATCTGACGCCGGTCAGCCTGCCGGGCACCGTCGCCTATCGCCGCGGCGTGGCGGCCGCGGCGGTGGCCATCCCCGACGTGGCGGAGCCGCCCGCCCCGCCCGCCCCGCTGGTCCGCCCGCCCTCGCCGGAGCGCCGCGTGGCGCGGGCGGCGCGGCGCGCCGCCTCCGAGCCTCCGGCCGAGGCTCCGGCCGTGCCTGTGGGCGTGGCCGAGGCCGGGGACACGCTGCGCCGCGTCCGCGAGCTGGCCGACCGCGGTGCGCTGGGGGAGGCAGAGGCGGCGGCGCGCGAAGGGCTGAGGGTGCTCCCCGACCTGCCCGCCCTGCATCTGCAGCAGGGGCTGATCGCCCGCGCCGGCAACCGGCACGAGGCGGCGGAGCAGGCCTTCCGGCGCGCGCTGTACCTCGACCGCGACTTCGTCATGGCCCACTACCAGCTCGGCTTGCTGCTGCTGGAGACGGGGCGGGCCGTCGCGGGCCGCCGCTGCATCGCCAGCGCCGCCCGGATCGCGCGCTTCCTGCCCGGGACCGCGCCCTTGCCGGAGGGGGACGGAATGACCGCCGCGATGCTGCAGGACATCGCCCGGCTCCAGCTTCACGCACGGGAGGGCTGA